The following are encoded together in the Hemicordylus capensis ecotype Gifberg chromosome 4, rHemCap1.1.pri, whole genome shotgun sequence genome:
- the CATSPER2 gene encoding cation channel sperm-associated protein 2 encodes MNPPTFKDFSDLKANPAFHVLPRADAIRSKLIYTFYLMDHLRGLSHAVPRHNIQDFLDEKKQRKLMLTDHHQLVRFNVAPIRNIMVTQEKRWRNRIQVRCKHSPPLTMWASWVLNSSLFKGFIIFLICMNMVCLMILSEILERKDWHWLTVKTALEVVVLVIMLIFLIEIGLHWMVSFQDYWKNPWNVFDFTVTMISILPELLYIAYSARHQRIILVLQVFRVLRCLKLFSRVPQIRILIMAITKAVKAMAFIIVLLLFFFYVFAVSGIFFFESYSRSDRKDLEYNMYFKDMPNALVTIFILFTMDHWYALLQDMWKLPDTNTVICGLFITVWLFLGAFIFRNLIVAIMVTNFQNIRTELYEEVQQIETQAQADQFKIELMEGRYSQTHGQQDMPVKSHDLLGSEAGSVFPGTEYPGIVIQDFQPHGLDWETYIHKNLPTLQQADEDEQVVWPRDSLFRYFELLEKLQYNLEERKQLQHYVALALSNLEDK; translated from the coding sequence AATCCTCCAACCTTTAAAGATTTTTCCGATCTGAAAGCCAACCCAGCCTTCCATGTGCTTCCACGAGCTGATGCCATTCGCTCAAAGCTGATCTACACTTTTTACCTCATGGACCACTTGCGTGGGCTAAGCCATGCTGTCCCGCGGCACAACATACAGGATTTCCTGGatgaaaagaaacaaaggaagTTGATGCTCACAGACCACCACCAGCTGGTCCGCTTCAATGTGGCACCCATCCGGAACATCATGGTCACCCAAGAGAAACGCTGGCGCAATCGTATCCAGGTACGCTGCAAGCACTCGCCCCCTTTGACCATGTGGGCATCTTGGGTCTTGAACAGCAGCTTGTTCAAAGGCTTCATCATCTTCCTAATCTGCATGAACATGGTATGCCTCATGATATTATCGGAGATACTGGAGAGGAAGGATTGGCACTGGCTTacagtgaagactgccttggagGTGGTTGTCTTGGTCATTATGCTCATCTTTCTGATTGAGATTGGGTTGCACTGGATGGTTAGCTTTCAGGATTACTGGAAAAACCCCTGGAATGTCTTTGACTTCACGGTCACCATGATATCCATTCTCCCTGAATTATTATACATCGCCTACAGTGCCAGGCACCAGAGGATCATATTGGTCCTCCAGGTTTTCCGTGTTTTGCGCTGCTTAAAACTCTTCTCCAGGGTCCCACAAATCCGGATCCTCATCATGGCCATTACCAAAGCAGTGAAGGCCATGGCCTTTATCATAGTGCTCTTACTTTTCTTCTTTTATGTCTTTGCTGTATCAGGCATTTTCTTCTTTGAGAGCTATAGTCGCTCAGATCGGAAGGACCTTGAATACAACATGTATTTCAAAGACATGCCCAATGCTTTGGTGACCATCTTCATTCTCTTCACCATGGACCATTGGTACGCTCTGCTTCAGGACATGTGGAAGCTTCCAGACACGAATACAGTCATCTGTGGCCTTTTCATCACTGTGTGGCTTTTCCTTGGGGCTTTCATCTTCAGGAACCTCATTGTGGCCATCATGGTGACTAATTTCCAGAACATTCGTACTGAATTGTATGAGGAAGTGCAGCAGATTGAAACTCAGGCACAAGCAGACCAATTCAAAATTGAGCTTATGGAAGGGAGGTACAGCCAGACCCATGGGCAGCAAGATATGCCTGTCAAATCACATGACCTATTGGGATCAGAGGCAGGCTCTGTTTTTCCAGGCACAGAATACCCAGGTATTGTCATCCAAGACTTCCAACCACACGGCTTGGACTGGGAGACTTACATCCACAAGAACCTGCCAACCCTTCAGCAGGCTGATGAGGATGAGCAAGTGGTATGGCCTCGTGATTCCCTTTTCCGTTACTTTGAGCTGCTGGAGAAGCTGCAGTACAATCTGGAGGAACGCAAGCAACTGCAGCATTATGTTGCATTAGCTCTGTCAAACCTTGAAGATAAGTAG